The Corynebacterium freiburgense region TCGCCATAGCAGTCTCCAGCAAACCGAGTGGGGCGATAATATTGCCAATAATCACGACGTCTCCTACCTGTTCTACAACACAAGTGGCGACGCCGCGCCCGCCGAAGGTGACCGTGCCCTAGGTGTATACATTGACTCCCCGGAAGATAATTTCTGGATCATGATTAATATGACCGGAGACCAACAGGACTTCTATGTCCCAGAAGAATTCCGCACTTCCGACTGGCGCTATATTATCGACACCGCCAACTGGGCGGAATTGGTAAACAACTACTGGCATGACGATGAAGCAGTCACCGTACACAACCACAACTCGGTACACCCCTGGTCGATCGCCGTGTGGCACCGCTAATTTGCTGCATCGGCCTCACGTTCTGAGAACTTCGTGTTTATCGGTGTAGCAGGCATTGTTGACCAAAAACACCTCGAAAAAAATCCTCAGTACGAACGCCCCGCAATCAACGCAATGAGCTGCACGAAACGCGGCGTCGAAAAGTATCGACGCCGCGCCAGGCATCCCAATGGAAAAGAATCCCTTGCATTGGTTCTCGTCTCCCCTCATTATCATCGCAATTACCGGCCACAGGAGACTCAAAAAGAGCTTAAAACGGAGACAGCCAATGAATAACCGGCAAGGAACACACCCCGCCAGTCTTATGCAGATCACCAAGGCTATTGAAAGACGAAGTTCCGACCCATCCAAAAATACCCCCACCAGTGATCCTGATGGGGGTAATACTGTGGGCCCTGTGGGGCTCGAACCCACGACCTACGGATTAAGGATTAGGCGTGTCTTACACGGGGTCAGGGCAGCATAGGTTTAACCTATGTAAATGCAAAGAGTTTTATTAGAGGATTGTCTACGGGGGTGGCGGAAAGAACTTGCTGCAGCTGGACGCAGTGACGGAACTCTAGGCGTCCGAACATCACACACCCGCCGGGTGCTTAATTCCATAGGTGTCCCGCTGCATGATGTCCGTCGACACCACCTAATAAGCTGGCTGGCTCAATGCAAATACGCACCCGAAACTCGGCGTCAAGTAATCATCTCACTTCGAATGTTTTTTGCGTGGCTTTTAGCTCAAAATAAGATTTCGGCAAACCCAGCTGAATCACTTCCAGCCGTTGCACGACCTCGCAAATCTCCGATGCCCGCAGCCGACTATCAAATAATCAAAGCCATGCAAGAAGCACCAGCATGGGTAGCGCTCGCCGTCGAGATCATGACTACCTGCGGTCTGCGAAGGTTTGAAGTAGCAAAACTAAGAAGCCTTGATGTGCAAGCAATCGGCAACCTTTGGACCATACATGTCATCGGCAAAGGTGGACATTCACGATATGTGCCGTGTCCACCACACCTTGCAATCAAACTTACAGCTAAACAAGGGTATGTATTTCCAGGGGGCCAGAATGGCCATGTGTCAGCTGGCTGGCTTGGAAAACAAATCAGTAAATATTTGCCCGCCGGAATTACTTCACATAAATTGCGCCACAGATACGCCAGTGTGGCCTATCGATCACACCACGATCTACGTGCAGTGCAACAACTTCTAGGCCACGCAAGCGTGGCTACGACTGAAGCCTACACCGCAGTTGATCCGTCGAGCGTTATTGAGACAGCCAGCGCGGCGTGGCGGATTGAGGGTGGTTAGGTTGGTGGGGTGCGCCAGATGGCGTTGACGGTGTGGGTGGTTTCGGTGGTGGTGACGGTGAGGGTGCCGCCGATGACGGTGAAGCAGGGGGGTGCGCCCATGATGGTGGCGATGGGGTCGCCGGCGATGCTGATGCCGGTGTGGAGGTCTTCCCATGGCAGCCAGCAGTACCTGTTTTCCCACCACGATGGCGCAATAAGTCGATCGGAGAATGTGAATTTTCTTGAGCCCGTGACCTGCAGCTTCCAGAGTGCGGTCATATCCTCCTTGTAGTCTGTGGTGTATACACCGTAGTCTGAAATGATTTTCATCACAGGACCGTGTCGGTCGGCGCGGTCGATGTCGATGATGATATGTCGTTTGGGCCCGATGACTGCGCCGGAGTTTTCTACCCAGATTAATTTTGTTCGGTGCTGGGGTCCGACACGGGCGGCGGCGGTGGAGATGACGTTGGTGGCGGGGAGTTCTGTCAGCCCACCCCAGGTCAGGCCGCGGGCGGCGCACGTGGATACACGCAACGTTTG contains the following coding sequences:
- a CDS encoding tyrosine-type recombinase/integrase, producing MQRVLLEDCLRGWRKELAAAGRSDGTLGVRTSHTRRVLNSIGVPLHDVRRHHLISWLAQCKYAPETRRQVIISLRMFFAWLLAQNKISANPAESLPAVARPRKSPMPAADYQIIKAMQEAPAWVALAVEIMTTCGLRRFEVAKLRSLDVQAIGNLWTIHVIGKGGHSRYVPCPPHLAIKLTAKQGYVFPGGQNGHVSAGWLGKQISKYLPAGITSHKLRHRYASVAYRSHHDLRAVQQLLGHASVATTEAYTAVDPSSVIETASAAWRIEGG